In Primulina huaijiensis isolate GDHJ02 chromosome 6, ASM1229523v2, whole genome shotgun sequence, a single window of DNA contains:
- the LOC140979444 gene encoding oligoribonuclease, whose amino-acid sequence MNQLANNFSLLELDVDDPGDHLKIAAADDSGKVENSSLRDESLNANGDQQNLESTPVEYKMPLVWIDLEMTGLNIEYDRILEIACVITDGNLTKSIEGPDLIIHQTKECLDKMGEWCQQHHSASGLTEKVLQSSITEQDAEKQVMEFVKRHVGTYTPLIAGNSIYTDLLFLKKYMPNLAGLFSHILVDVSSVKALCVRWYPRDNRRAPQKENKHRAMDDIKESIAELKFYKDHIFKHKSNR is encoded by the exons ATGAATCAGCTCGCGAATAATTTCTCATTGCTGGAGCTGGATGTAGATGATCCTGGGGACCATTTAAAAATTGCTGCTGCTGATG ACAGTGGTAAAGTGGAAAATAGTAGTTTAAGAGATGAAAGCTTGAATGCAAATGGAGATCAACAAAACTTAGAGTCCACTCCTGTGGAGTATAAGATGCCTCTTGTGTGGATTGACTTGGAAATGACTG GTTTGAATATCGAATACGACAGAATTCTGGAAATTGCTTGTGTGATAACTGATGGAAATTTAACTAAGTCGATCGAG GGTCCTGATTTAATTATTCATCAAACAAAGGAGTGTCTGGATAAAATGGGAGAATGGTGCCAACAACATCATTCAGCAAGTG GCTTGACGGAGAAGGTTCTTCAGAGTTCAATTACTGAACAAGATGCTGAAAAGCAG GTTATGGAGTTTGTGAAGAGACACGTGGGCACATACACACCTCTTATTGCTGGAAATTCAATCTATACGGATCTTCTGTTTTTGAAG aaATACATGCCAAATTTGGCTGGCCTTTTTTCTCACATCCTTGTGGATGTCAGCAGTGTCAAGGCGCTGTGTGTCCGTTGGTACCCACGAG ATAACAGAAGGGCTCCTCAAAAGGAAAACAAACACCGAGCCATGGATGACATAAAAGAAAGCATAGCAGAACTAAAGTTCTACAAGGATCACATATTCAAACACAAGTCTAATAGATGA